Proteins co-encoded in one Lysobacter solisilvae genomic window:
- a CDS encoding MFS transporter, whose product MQSNGLSFHHPIAFWFGCLLIIAGVFSHAPMFLMGQHTHWQMVGMPMDGLMMAGMAAIPVGLAFATYGLMPRLEQMRLARQGDAGHLHFHVADGVALNIEHWKLVAVLVIALAVDVMKPATLGFVMPGMSAEYAITKPTASLLALVALTGTTVGSVVWGRVADLFGRRAAILLGALMFIGTAICGAMPAFEWNLVMCFLMGASAGGLLPITFTLMAETVPAAHRGWLLVALGGIGTSAGYLLAAGAAAVLEPMFSWRVLWLLGLPTGALIVVLYRYIPESPRFLSNAGLEEQARAVLRKFTGGASDAVEPDDARHPGAPHIDDQHPVIGVRQLLRGRHASITWGLLMCGVAWGLANFGFLLWLPVNLTELGVDPKAASGLLAKSAIYALPGIAVVIWLYHRWSSFKSLVLFIGLTTLSLLAFFAMGMMSVRSEALTVVATASLLISISGVIAMLIPYAAEIYPVHLRGTGSGVIAASSKFGGILGAGLGVLGFFSHFAWSALLIAVPMAVAAVMLLRSGIETRGHRLEDIQDALTG is encoded by the coding sequence ATGCAATCCAACGGTCTGTCGTTCCACCACCCGATCGCCTTCTGGTTCGGCTGCCTGCTGATCATCGCCGGCGTGTTCTCGCATGCGCCGATGTTCCTGATGGGCCAGCACACCCACTGGCAGATGGTCGGCATGCCGATGGACGGCCTGATGATGGCCGGCATGGCGGCCATTCCGGTCGGCCTGGCCTTCGCCACCTACGGCCTGATGCCGCGGCTGGAACAGATGCGCCTGGCGCGCCAGGGCGATGCCGGCCACCTGCACTTCCACGTCGCCGATGGCGTCGCCCTCAACATCGAGCACTGGAAGCTGGTCGCCGTGCTGGTCATCGCGCTGGCCGTCGATGTGATGAAGCCGGCCACGCTGGGCTTCGTCATGCCCGGCATGAGCGCCGAATACGCCATCACCAAGCCCACCGCGAGCCTGCTGGCGCTGGTGGCGCTGACCGGCACGACGGTCGGCTCGGTGGTGTGGGGCCGCGTCGCGGACCTGTTCGGCCGGCGCGCGGCGATCCTGCTGGGTGCGCTGATGTTCATCGGCACCGCGATCTGCGGCGCGATGCCCGCGTTCGAGTGGAACCTGGTGATGTGCTTCCTGATGGGCGCCTCGGCCGGCGGCCTGCTGCCGATCACCTTCACCCTGATGGCCGAGACCGTGCCCGCCGCGCACCGCGGCTGGCTGCTGGTCGCGCTGGGTGGCATCGGCACGTCGGCGGGTTACCTGCTCGCAGCGGGCGCGGCCGCCGTGCTGGAACCGATGTTCAGCTGGCGAGTGCTGTGGCTGCTGGGCCTGCCCACCGGCGCGCTGATCGTCGTGCTCTACCGCTACATCCCCGAATCGCCCCGCTTCCTGTCCAACGCCGGCCTGGAAGAACAGGCGCGCGCGGTGCTGCGCAAGTTCACCGGCGGCGCCAGCGACGCGGTGGAGCCCGACGACGCCCGGCATCCCGGCGCACCGCACATCGACGACCAGCACCCCGTGATCGGCGTGCGCCAGCTGCTGCGCGGGCGCCATGCCAGCATCACCTGGGGCCTGCTGATGTGCGGCGTGGCCTGGGGCCTGGCGAATTTCGGTTTCCTGCTGTGGCTGCCGGTCAACCTCACCGAGCTGGGCGTGGATCCCAAGGCCGCCAGCGGCCTGCTGGCGAAGTCGGCCATCTACGCGCTGCCCGGCATCGCCGTGGTGATCTGGCTGTACCACCGCTGGAGCAGCTTCAAGTCGCTGGTGCTGTTCATCGGGCTGACCACGCTGTCGCTGCTGGCCTTCTTCGCCATGGGCATGATGTCGGTGCGTTCGGAGGCGCTCACGGTGGTGGCCACCGCGTCGCTGCTGATCAGCATCAGCGGCGTCATCGCGATGCTGATTCCGTACGCGGCCGAGATCTACCCCGTGCATCTGCGCGGCACCGGCTCGGGCGTCATCGCCGCCAGTTCGAAATTCGGCGGCATCCTCGGTGCGGGCCTGGGCGTGCTGGGCTTCTTCAGCCATTTCGCGTGGTCGGCGCTGCTGATTGCCGTGCCGATGGCCGTGGCCGCCGTGATGCTGCTGCGCAGCGGCATCGAGACCCGCGGCCACCGGCTGGAAGACATCCAGGACGCGCTCACGGGCTGA
- a CDS encoding 6-phosphogluconolactonase, protein MAWSEHEHHDTSALAVALAVALAQAVRHALEARGHAWLALAGGRTPLPAYVLLAAADLDWANVSILPTDERCVPHAHPDCNGRALEEAFAAASGVTIQSLTVADGDAARSLAHARALLAPRHATPFDAVVLGMGGDAHTASLFPGADGLLRALDPQGQQDACHLWCHGRCRRKRPSTASASPRRACCGRAKACWR, encoded by the coding sequence ATGGCCTGGTCCGAACACGAGCACCACGACACGTCCGCGCTGGCGGTCGCCCTGGCCGTCGCGCTGGCCCAGGCCGTGCGCCATGCGCTGGAGGCCCGCGGCCATGCGTGGCTGGCCCTGGCCGGCGGCCGCACGCCCCTGCCCGCGTACGTGCTGCTGGCGGCGGCCGACCTGGACTGGGCGAACGTGTCCATCCTGCCCACCGACGAGCGCTGCGTGCCCCACGCGCATCCGGACTGCAACGGACGCGCGCTGGAGGAGGCCTTCGCGGCGGCGTCGGGCGTGACCATCCAATCGCTCACCGTCGCCGACGGCGATGCCGCACGCTCGCTCGCCCATGCGCGCGCGCTGCTGGCGCCGCGCCACGCCACGCCGTTCGACGCGGTTGTGCTCGGCATGGGCGGTGACGCGCATACGGCCTCGCTGTTCCCCGGCGCCGACGGCCTGCTGCGGGCGCTCGACCCGCAGGGCCAGCAGGACGCCTGCCACCTCTGGTGCCACGGCCGCTGCCGCCGGAAGCGCCCTTCGACCGCATCAGCCTCACCGCGTCGCGCCTGCTGCGGGCGCGCGAAAGCCTGCTGGCGGTGA
- a CDS encoding solute:sodium symporter family transporter, whose product MDSNAVQIFVFLALTAAVAVATWWKVRHARRDTTDAAHEFFLAGGTLSWPFIAGSLLLTNISAEQIVGMNGAQNMLQVWWEFGAAAGLLVLAHVLVPMYYKYKCTTTAELLEKRLGDPALRRAVSLLFLLGYMFILLPMVLYTGARFMQSMFQPDLSIMTISVLFALVGLAYAALGGLRGVAISDTYMGVVLLVMGGLVTFFALQAIGWDFSGIPAERLTLWGAPDSDIPLSTLFTGMVFAHIFYWGTNMVIAQRALAARNIREAQKGIYAAVLFKFLTPFIVVLPGIIAFKLYGDVDDVAYGRLVADVLPPWLSGAFAAAIAGAVLSSYNAGLNSAAALYTVDLHLPMINPKADARRLGQIVQVVFLLVSLALVPLYAQAKSIIATLQQLNGLYSMPVLAAFIVAIFVRGANARALRWALVFGVALYAVFTFVWTPLHYLHLMAITLVATIAFAVIGSRLLGSRNVAASPAG is encoded by the coding sequence ATGGATTCCAATGCAGTGCAGATCTTCGTGTTCCTGGCGCTCACCGCCGCGGTGGCCGTGGCCACCTGGTGGAAGGTCCGGCACGCCCGGCGCGACACGACCGACGCGGCGCACGAGTTCTTCCTCGCCGGCGGCACGTTGTCGTGGCCGTTCATCGCCGGCTCGCTGCTGCTGACCAACATCAGTGCCGAGCAGATCGTCGGCATGAACGGCGCGCAGAACATGCTGCAGGTCTGGTGGGAGTTCGGCGCCGCCGCCGGCCTGCTGGTGCTGGCGCACGTGCTGGTGCCGATGTACTACAAGTACAAGTGCACCACGACCGCCGAACTGCTGGAGAAGCGCCTGGGCGACCCGGCCCTGCGGCGCGCGGTGTCGTTGCTGTTCCTGCTGGGCTACATGTTCATCCTGCTGCCGATGGTGCTCTACACCGGCGCGCGCTTCATGCAGTCGATGTTCCAGCCGGACCTGTCGATCATGACCATCTCGGTGCTGTTCGCACTGGTCGGCTTGGCCTACGCCGCGCTGGGCGGACTGCGCGGCGTGGCCATCTCCGACACCTACATGGGCGTGGTACTGCTGGTGATGGGCGGACTGGTCACCTTCTTCGCGCTGCAGGCGATCGGCTGGGACTTCTCGGGCATTCCCGCCGAGCGGCTGACGCTGTGGGGCGCGCCTGATTCGGACATCCCCTTGTCGACGCTGTTCACCGGCATGGTGTTCGCGCACATCTTCTACTGGGGCACCAACATGGTGATCGCCCAGCGCGCGCTGGCGGCGCGCAACATCCGCGAGGCGCAGAAGGGCATCTACGCGGCGGTGCTGTTCAAGTTCCTCACGCCCTTCATCGTCGTGCTGCCGGGCATCATCGCCTTCAAGCTGTACGGCGACGTCGACGACGTGGCCTACGGCCGGCTGGTCGCCGACGTGCTGCCGCCGTGGCTGTCGGGCGCGTTTGCCGCGGCGATCGCCGGCGCGGTGCTTTCCAGTTACAACGCCGGCCTGAATTCGGCCGCCGCGCTGTACACCGTCGACCTGCACCTGCCGATGATCAACCCGAAGGCCGACGCGCGCCGGCTGGGCCAGATCGTGCAGGTGGTGTTCCTGCTGGTGTCGCTGGCGCTGGTGCCGCTGTACGCGCAGGCCAAGAGCATCATCGCCACCCTGCAGCAGCTCAATGGCCTGTACTCGATGCCGGTGCTGGCCGCCTTCATCGTCGCCATCTTCGTGCGTGGCGCCAATGCGCGCGCGTTGCGCTGGGCGCTGGTGTTCGGGGTGGCGCTGTACGCGGTGTTCACCTTCGTCTGGACGCCGCTGCATTACCTGCACCTGATGGCCATCACGCTGGTGGCGACGATCGCCTTCGCGGTGATCGGCAGCCGGCTGCTGGGCTCGCGCAACGTGGCCGCCAGCCCGGCCGGCTGA
- the zwf gene encoding glucose-6-phosphate dehydrogenase: MTPTSLTRTSASLLVIFGATGDLAQRMLFPSLYGLARDGLLAPALRILGTARSELDAADFRHIVAGAVQRHVPAAEFDATVLEALLARIDYRSADTADAASMQQLGDTITGLRHGDVVYHLSTAPRFYAPICDALGAQGLAGEGTRVLLEKPIGHDLASAIAINDGVTRVFDEARVFRVDHYLGKEGVQNLLALRFGNALFEPLWNARHIQQVQITLAETVGVEGRGDYYDHSGAMRDMVQNHLLQLLCLTAMEPPSQFEPTAVRNEKLKVLRSLRPIGAAQVATETVAGQYTAGAVNGQPVPGYLDELGHASRTETFVALRAHVDNWRWSGVPFYLRTGKRLPSRTTEIHLQFRAVPHSIFGGVQMAPNSLTIRLQPQEQIELRLMSKTPGLDRAGPRLSQVALDLDMHEEFAAHRRRPAYERLYLDAIEGNGTLFVRRDETEAAWEWVDGVLDGWRHADLAPRPYAAGTWGPSSALAMAERHGHSWRE, translated from the coding sequence ATGACCCCGACGAGCCTGACGCGCACTTCCGCCTCGCTGCTGGTGATCTTCGGCGCCACCGGCGACCTGGCCCAGCGGATGCTGTTTCCTTCGCTGTATGGCCTGGCCCGCGACGGCCTGCTGGCCCCGGCGCTGCGCATCCTGGGCACCGCGCGCAGCGAACTGGATGCGGCCGATTTCCGCCATATCGTCGCCGGCGCCGTGCAACGCCACGTGCCGGCGGCCGAGTTCGACGCGACGGTGCTCGAAGCGCTGCTGGCACGCATCGACTACCGCAGCGCCGACACCGCCGATGCCGCGTCGATGCAGCAGCTGGGCGACACCATCACCGGGCTGCGCCACGGTGATGTGGTCTATCACCTGAGCACCGCGCCGCGCTTCTACGCCCCCATCTGCGACGCCCTGGGCGCGCAGGGCCTCGCCGGCGAGGGCACGCGCGTGCTGCTGGAAAAACCCATCGGCCACGACCTGGCCAGCGCGATCGCGATCAACGATGGCGTGACGCGCGTGTTCGACGAGGCGCGCGTGTTCCGGGTCGACCACTACCTGGGCAAGGAAGGCGTGCAGAACCTGCTGGCGCTGCGCTTCGGCAACGCGCTGTTCGAGCCGCTGTGGAACGCGCGCCACATCCAGCAGGTGCAGATCACCCTGGCCGAGACGGTGGGCGTGGAAGGGCGGGGCGACTACTACGACCATTCCGGCGCCATGCGCGACATGGTGCAGAACCACCTGCTGCAGCTGCTCTGCCTGACGGCGATGGAGCCGCCCTCGCAGTTCGAGCCCACCGCGGTGCGCAACGAGAAGCTGAAGGTGCTGCGTTCGCTGCGTCCGATCGGCGCGGCCCAGGTGGCCACCGAGACCGTCGCCGGGCAGTACACCGCCGGCGCGGTGAACGGCCAGCCGGTGCCGGGGTACCTGGATGAGCTGGGCCATGCCAGCCGCACCGAGACCTTCGTGGCCCTGCGCGCGCACGTGGACAACTGGCGCTGGTCGGGCGTGCCGTTCTACCTGCGCACCGGCAAGCGGCTGCCCAGCCGCACCACCGAGATCCACCTGCAGTTCCGCGCGGTGCCGCATTCCATCTTCGGCGGCGTGCAGATGGCACCCAACTCGCTCACCATCCGCCTGCAGCCGCAGGAGCAGATCGAGCTGCGGCTGATGAGCAAGACGCCGGGGCTGGACCGCGCGGGCCCGCGGCTGTCGCAGGTCGCGCTCGACCTCGACATGCACGAGGAGTTCGCCGCGCATCGGCGACGGCCCGCCTACGAACGTCTGTACCTGGATGCGATCGAGGGCAACGGCACGCTGTTCGTGCGCCGCGACGAGACCGAGGCCGCCTGGGAATGGGTCGACGGCGTGCTGGATGGATGGCGCCATGCCGACCTCGCGCCGCGCCCGTACGCGGCCGGCACCTGGGGTCCGTCGAGCGCGCTGGCGATGGCCGAGCGCCACGGCCACAGCTGGCGCGAATGA
- a CDS encoding monovalent cation:proton antiporter-2 (CPA2) family protein, giving the protein MHGGGLELALVFLLAAVIAVPVFRRFGLGAVLGYLAAGVALGPYGARVVRDAAPVLTAAEIGVVMMLFVIGLELSPSRLRVMRKPVFGAGGAQFVACGAVLAVGAGLWGGLDWRAALIVGLGLALSSTAVSLQLLSERKTLTSEHGRLAFAILLFQDLAAIPLLAAIPLMGQAQAEGTGPAWLAIAKAIGAIAIVVIGGRFVLRWMFGVVARTRMPEVFTGAALLTVLGAAWLMQAVGLSAGLGAFLAGVLLADSEFRHELESQVDPFKGLLLGLFFMAVGMSIDLVRVLAEPMLIAALVAGFMGVKFVLLWVVGLRPGGLDRREAWQLAAIMALGSEFAFVIFAEASRAGLIDLAVRDRLVAAVGVSMALTPLLVFTVSRVLAAHPARRPARAFDTIPEGHPQVLIAGFGRFGQVVGRLLAAHRTPFIAIEDDIEQVDFSRRFGNLIYYGDPARADLLRSAGAEHVRVFVVAIANQEKNLRTVQLIRQLYPKAVVYARARDRRHAWELMDTGAHAIRELLHSSLIMGERVLVDVGVAPAVASDHVRRFREHDERLLRAQYLVQDDEDALLQTVQDARRELENLFSADVGEGVLGTITEVDEEEEE; this is encoded by the coding sequence ATGCACGGCGGCGGTCTGGAACTGGCACTGGTATTCCTGCTCGCGGCGGTGATCGCCGTGCCGGTGTTCCGTCGCTTCGGCCTGGGCGCGGTGCTGGGCTATCTCGCGGCCGGCGTGGCCCTGGGTCCGTACGGCGCGCGCGTGGTCAGAGATGCGGCGCCGGTACTGACCGCGGCCGAGATCGGCGTGGTGATGATGCTGTTCGTGATCGGCCTGGAGTTGTCGCCTTCGCGCCTGCGGGTGATGCGCAAGCCGGTGTTCGGGGCCGGTGGCGCGCAGTTCGTCGCCTGCGGTGCGGTGCTGGCCGTCGGCGCCGGCCTGTGGGGCGGGCTGGACTGGCGCGCCGCGCTGATCGTCGGGCTGGGCCTGGCGCTGTCCTCGACCGCGGTGAGCCTGCAGTTGCTGTCCGAACGCAAGACGCTCACCAGCGAACACGGCCGCCTGGCCTTCGCCATCCTGCTGTTCCAGGACCTGGCCGCGATCCCGCTGCTGGCGGCGATCCCGTTGATGGGCCAGGCCCAGGCCGAAGGCACCGGCCCGGCCTGGCTGGCCATCGCCAAGGCGATCGGCGCCATCGCGATCGTGGTGATCGGCGGCCGCTTCGTGCTGCGCTGGATGTTCGGCGTGGTGGCGCGCACGCGCATGCCCGAGGTGTTCACCGGCGCGGCCCTGCTGACGGTGCTGGGCGCGGCGTGGCTGATGCAGGCGGTGGGACTGTCGGCGGGCCTGGGCGCGTTCCTGGCCGGCGTGCTGCTGGCGGATTCGGAATTCCGCCATGAGCTCGAGTCGCAGGTGGATCCATTCAAGGGCCTGCTGCTGGGCCTGTTCTTCATGGCCGTGGGCATGAGCATCGACCTGGTCCGGGTGCTGGCCGAACCCATGCTCATCGCCGCGCTCGTGGCCGGCTTCATGGGGGTCAAGTTCGTGCTGCTGTGGGTGGTGGGGCTGCGTCCGGGCGGCCTGGACCGGCGCGAGGCGTGGCAGCTGGCGGCGATCATGGCCCTGGGCAGCGAATTCGCCTTCGTGATCTTCGCCGAAGCCAGTCGGGCCGGACTCATCGACCTGGCCGTGCGGGACCGGCTGGTCGCCGCGGTCGGCGTGTCGATGGCGCTGACGCCGCTGCTGGTGTTCACCGTGTCGCGCGTGCTCGCCGCGCATCCGGCGCGCCGGCCGGCGCGCGCGTTCGACACGATCCCCGAGGGGCATCCGCAGGTGCTGATCGCCGGCTTCGGCCGTTTCGGGCAGGTCGTCGGCCGCCTGCTCGCCGCCCACCGCACGCCCTTCATCGCCATCGAGGACGACATCGAGCAGGTCGATTTCTCGCGTCGCTTCGGCAACCTGATCTATTACGGCGACCCGGCGCGGGCCGACCTGCTGCGCTCGGCCGGCGCCGAACACGTGCGGGTGTTCGTGGTGGCCATCGCCAACCAGGAAAAAAACCTGCGCACCGTGCAGCTGATCCGCCAGCTGTATCCGAAGGCGGTGGTCTATGCGCGCGCCCGCGATCGCCGCCACGCCTGGGAACTGATGGACACCGGCGCGCACGCGATACGCGAGCTGCTCCACTCCAGCCTGATCATGGGTGAGCGCGTGCTGGTGGACGTCGGGGTCGCACCGGCGGTCGCGTCGGACCACGTGCGCCGCTTCCGCGAACACGACGAACGCCTGCTGCGTGCGCAGTACCTGGTGCAGGACGACGAGGACGCGCTGCTGCAGACCGTGCAGGACGCGCGGCGGGAGCTGGAGAACCTGTTCAGTGCCGACGTCGGCGAGGGCGTGCTGGGCACGATCACCGAGGTCGACGAGGAAGAAGAGGAATGA
- the eda gene encoding bifunctional 4-hydroxy-2-oxoglutarate aldolase/2-dehydro-3-deoxy-phosphogluconate aldolase — protein sequence MSLDSEQIARRLDDVLTQAPVVPVLAIDRIDQAGPLARALVDAGLPVLEVTLRTPVALDAIRRIRIEVPAAVVGAGTVLTPADLAAVDAAGAAFAIAPGATPALYAAAQTSAIPFLPGIATASELMTGLEQGYTRFKFFPAESAGGVGALRGFAGPFPQVKFCPTGGIDAARAPAYLALKNVITVGGSWMVPTDALAAGDWDRIGALAREAAALRPPR from the coding sequence ATGAGCCTGGACTCCGAACAGATCGCGCGCCGCCTCGACGACGTGCTGACCCAGGCGCCGGTGGTGCCGGTGCTGGCGATCGACCGCATCGACCAGGCCGGCCCGCTGGCGCGCGCGCTGGTGGACGCCGGCCTGCCGGTGCTGGAGGTGACACTGCGTACCCCGGTCGCGCTCGACGCGATCCGCCGCATCCGCATCGAGGTGCCGGCCGCCGTGGTCGGCGCCGGTACCGTGCTGACGCCCGCGGACCTCGCGGCGGTCGACGCCGCCGGCGCCGCGTTCGCCATCGCCCCCGGCGCCACGCCCGCGCTGTACGCGGCGGCGCAGACCAGCGCGATTCCGTTCCTGCCCGGCATCGCCACCGCCAGCGAACTGATGACCGGGCTCGAGCAGGGCTACACGCGTTTCAAGTTCTTCCCGGCCGAATCGGCCGGCGGCGTCGGCGCCCTGCGTGGCTTCGCGGGGCCGTTTCCGCAGGTGAAGTTCTGTCCCACCGGCGGCATCGACGCGGCGCGCGCGCCGGCCTACCTCGCCCTGAAGAACGTGATCACCGTGGGCGGCTCGTGGATGGTGCCGACCGACGCCCTGGCGGCGGGCGACTGGGACCGCATCGGCGCCCTGGCGCGCGAAGCGGCGGCCCTGCGCCCGCCGCGCTGA
- the glk gene encoding glucokinase, producing the protein MSGAPAGALALVADIGGTNARFALTDPGAASAELRECRALRNADFASLQHAAEHYLDSVGVQPARAAIAVACPVNTDEIRLTNRAWSFSRRELQHALRLDELCMLNDFGAVAWAVPALQATDRAHLFGPVAATLQGPVTVMGPGTGLGVAMLVGDAAEGWRVVETEGGHVTYAPIGEEEEAIARWMAAHFGRASNERVLCGNGLAHIDAVLRGAVNMDTGKPTSLREPAQIVDAALAGHDVAARRTLARFCAVLGSVAGDAALIHGARTVAIAGGIVPRFIPFLRSSAFRERFLLKGRFAAYLESVSIFAVTHPQPGLLGAAMALRTPAPGAGAAAPRTPSQDTPLQSTP; encoded by the coding sequence GTGAGCGGCGCGCCGGCAGGCGCGCTTGCGCTGGTGGCCGACATCGGGGGCACCAACGCGCGTTTCGCACTGACCGACCCCGGCGCGGCCTCGGCCGAACTGCGCGAATGCCGCGCGCTGCGCAACGCCGACTTCGCCAGCCTGCAGCATGCGGCCGAGCATTACCTGGACAGCGTCGGCGTGCAGCCCGCGCGCGCCGCCATCGCGGTGGCCTGCCCGGTCAACACGGACGAGATCCGGCTGACCAACCGCGCCTGGTCCTTCAGCCGGCGCGAGCTGCAGCACGCACTGCGGCTGGACGAACTGTGCATGCTCAACGACTTCGGCGCCGTCGCCTGGGCCGTGCCCGCGCTGCAGGCTACCGACCGCGCGCACCTGTTCGGTCCCGTCGCCGCGACGCTGCAGGGGCCGGTCACGGTGATGGGCCCGGGCACCGGGCTGGGCGTGGCGATGCTGGTCGGTGACGCCGCCGAGGGCTGGCGCGTGGTGGAAACCGAAGGCGGCCACGTGACCTACGCGCCGATCGGCGAGGAAGAGGAAGCCATCGCGCGCTGGATGGCCGCGCATTTCGGCCGCGCGTCCAACGAGCGCGTGCTGTGCGGCAACGGCCTGGCCCACATCGACGCCGTGCTGCGCGGCGCGGTCAACATGGACACCGGCAAGCCGACCTCGCTGCGCGAACCGGCGCAGATCGTCGATGCCGCGCTGGCCGGCCATGACGTCGCCGCGCGGCGGACGCTGGCGCGCTTCTGCGCGGTGCTGGGCAGCGTGGCGGGCGATGCGGCGCTGATCCACGGCGCGCGCACTGTCGCCATCGCCGGCGGCATCGTGCCGCGCTTTATCCCGTTCCTGCGCAGCAGCGCGTTCCGCGAGCGCTTCCTGCTCAAGGGGCGCTTCGCCGCCTACCTCGAATCGGTGTCGATCTTCGCCGTCACCCATCCGCAACCGGGGCTGCTGGGCGCCGCCATGGCCCTGCGCACACCCGCGCCCGGTGCCGGCGCCGCGGCGCCGCGCACGCCCTCACAGGACACGCCCCTACAGAGCACGCCATGA
- a CDS encoding 6-phosphogluconolactonase, with amino-acid sequence MPRPLPPEAPFDRISLTASRLLRARESLLAVTGEGKRAVLHRAQAGADPAVMPVAAILHAPLAALQIHWSP; translated from the coding sequence GTGCCACGGCCGCTGCCGCCGGAAGCGCCCTTCGACCGCATCAGCCTCACCGCGTCGCGCCTGCTGCGGGCGCGCGAAAGCCTGCTGGCGGTGACCGGCGAGGGCAAGCGCGCGGTGCTGCATCGCGCACAGGCGGGCGCCGACCCCGCCGTCATGCCCGTCGCGGCGATACTGCACGCGCCGTTGGCCGCCCTGCAGATCCACTGGAGCCCCTGA